The Eubacterium maltosivorans genome includes the window GGCCTGCGGGAGGCTGGTGTCAACATGACGGAAAATACCGCCAGGGCCACTGCAGAACTCGCAGGGAAAACCTTTGTCCTGACCGGCACACTGCCCACCATGGGACGCCGTGAGGCCAAGGAGATCCTGGAGAGCCACGGCGCCAAGGTGTCCGGCTCGGTCAGCAAAAAAACTGATTATGTGCTGGCCGGAGAAAACCCCGGCTCCAAGGCCGAGAAAGCCATGAGCCTGGACGTGCCCGTTATTGACGAGGAAGCCTTTAAAAAAATGGTCGGCCTGGAATAAAAATAAAACCAAGGGGTATCGTGGCGATACCCTTTCAGGGTGTAGATAAACTTTATCATGAAGATTTGAAGCGTTAAAGAGAGGCGGTTCTTGCCAATGTCCGGCTATTCTTATTATGCGGCACGATTCCTGGCCGTTATCCGCAGCGCCTGGACCTTTTTGGTTATCTGGATAAAAGGCGCAGTCTTGGGCTGCGCCACTTTTTGACAGCCTGATGCGGCAGAATACCGCATTTTCAATCCGGTCATGAACCTTCCACTTTCAACGTTCCACCGTCCACCTTTGTTCAGCCCGTATCGCCGCGATACGGGCTGAATTTCTGCGGGTTGAATTTTACTGAAAATAATTTACATTTAAAGGGTTTTGAATTATAATGATATAATGAGAAAAATTTACCCGAAAGGAATGAAATCATGAGTATTACCAGAGAAGAAGTTACCTATGTTGCGGATCTGGCCCGCCTTGAATTCACCGAAACGGAAACGGACCGTCTGGCGGATGAGCTGGGCGCAGTCCTTGATTATGCGGCGACTTTGAATAAATTAGATACATCAGACGTAAAACCCACAGAACATATTCTGCCGGTTCAGAACGTTTTTAGAAAAGATGAAGTGAAGCCTTCACTGCCAATTGAAAAAGTCCTGGCCAACGCGCCGGAATCAGAAGCCGGCTGCTTTAAAGTGCCGAGAGTTCTGGAATAGGAGGATCGAATTGGAATTATCACAATTGACTGTCCATGAGATCAATGGGCTTATTGAAAAGAAAGAAGTTTCCGTCAAAGAGGTCACCCAGGCAGCGGTCGATCGTATCGACGCAGTAGAGGATAAAATTGACGGCTATCTCTGCCTGACAACCGAGACAGCCATGAAAGAGGCTGAGGAGCTGGACGCGCTTATCGCAGAAGAAGGAAAGAAGGATGTGCTCGAGGGCATTCCCTACGCCTTAAAGGACAATATGTGTACCGACGGTATCCAGACCACCTGTGCGTCCAAAATTCTGGACGATTTTGTGCCGCCCTACAACGCAGAGGTCTATGACCGCCTGCTGGCCCAGAAGGGGATTTTGCTCGGAAAGGCCAATATGGATGAGTTTGCCATGGGCTCCTCCACAGAAAATTCCGCCTTCAAGGTAACCAAAAACCCCTGGGATCTCACACGCGTGCCCGGCGGCTCCAGCGGCGGCTCTGCAGTGGTGGTGGCCTCCGATATGGCTTACTACTCACTGGGCTCCGATACCGGTGGTTCGATCCGCCAGCCAGCGGCCTTCTGCGGCGTGGTTGGCATGAAACCGACCTACGGCCTGGTTTCCCGCTATGGCCTGGTGGCTTTCGCGTCTTCCTTAGACCAGATCGGTCCCTTTACCAAGGATGTTGAGGACTGCGCCATCGTGTTAAGTGCCATTGCAGGCCATGACCCCAAGGATTCAACCTCCCTTAAGGTTGATAAAAAGGACTATACACAGAACCTGAAGAATGGCGCCAAAGGCATGAAGATTGGCGTGGCACAGGCATTTATGGGCGAAGGCCTTCAGCCAGAGGTGCGCACAGCCATCGAAAGCGCCATTGACACCTACCGTGCCATGGGCGCAGAAATCGTGGATGTCTCCTTTGAGTATCTGGATTACGCTCTGTCCGCCTATTACCTGATCTCCTCCGCGGAAGCCAGCTCCAATCTGGCCCGCTACGACGGTATCCGTTATGGTGTCCGCGCCGAGGAATACGCAGACCTGGTAGACATGTACCGCAAAACCAGAACCCAGGGCTTTGGCGATGAGGTCAAACGCCGCATCATGCTGGGAACCTACGCCTTAAGCTCCGGTTATTACGACGCTTATTATAAAAAAGCCATGCAGGTTCGTACCCTGATCATGGATGACTTCAAAAATGTTTTTGATTCCTGTGATGTCCTGCTGACGCCAACCACGGCCAAGACCGCCTTTGGCATCGGCGAAAAGACCGGTAATCCGCTGGAAATGTACCTGACCGATATTTATACCGTTCCGGTGAACATCGCCGGAATTCCGGGAATTTCAATCCCCTGCGGCTTTGACAGTGACGGCATGCCTATCGGTATGCAGCTGCTGGGACCGGTACTGAGCGAAGAAAAGATTCTGCAGACAGCTTACGCCTTTGAACGTGAAACCGCGTTTAAAGACCAGAAGCCAAAGCTTGTATAGGCAAAGGAGGAATAAAGATGGAATATGATATTGTCATCGGGATGGAAATCCATGCTGAGTTAGCAACAAAATCTAAAATTTTCTGCTCCTGCTCTACCAAGTTCGGTGCAGATGAAAATACACATGCCTGCCCGGTGTGCCTTGGGATGCCCGGCGTACTGCCGGTACTCAATGAAAAGGTCGTTGAGTATGCCACGAGAGCCGGACTGGCCCTGAACTGCCATATTGCGAATTTCAGCAAAATGGACCGTAAAAATTACTTTTACCCTGACCTGCCAAAGGCCTATCAGACCTCTCAGTTTGATCTGCCCATCTGTACCGGCGGGGTTGTGGATATTGAAGTGGAAGGCGAAAAAAAGGAAATCGGCATTACCCGTATCCATATCGAGGAGGACGCCGGTAAGCTGCTCCATGAATCCGCAGATGGCACCCTGGTCGATGTTAACCGCTGTGGCGTGCCGCTCATCGAGATTGTTACTGAGCCGGATATCCGCGGTGCCGAGGAAGCTCGGGTTTTTGCGGAAAAAATCCGTAATATTTTGGAATATGTGGGCGTTTCCGACTGTAAAATGGAAGAAGGCTCCATTCGTTTCGACGTTAACCTTTCTGTCAAGGAAAAGGGCAGTGATGTGCTGGGAACCCGTACAGAGATGAAGAATCTGAACTCTTTCAGGGCTTTAGTGCGCGCAGTCCAGTACGAGAGCAAACGCCAGATTATCGAGCTTAAAAAAGGACACCGCATTATCCAGGAAACCCGCAAGTGGGACGACGTCAAGGGCGTCAGCTCCTCCATGAGAAGCAAGGAAGAAGCCCACGACTACCGCTATTTCCCGGAACCAGACCTGGTGCCCATTGTTATTACCGATGAGACCATTGAGCAGATCAAGTCTGAGCTGCCAGAGCTGCCGGAAGCCAAACGTGCCCGCTATGTGGCAGAGTACAAGCTGCCGGACTACGACGCCGGTGTCCTGACTGCCTCCAAGGTGACTGCGAAATTTTTTGAGGAAACCGTTGCGCTGTACGACGAACCCAAGCAGATTTCCAACTGGCTGATGGTGGATATTCCAGCTATGCTCAAGGAAAAAGAGCTGTCGATGGAAAACATTCCCTTTACCCCGGCACAGCTGGCTGAGTTGTTAAAGCTCATCAAGGACGGTACCATCAGCGGTACTATCGGCAAAAAGGTTCTGGTGAAGATGTTTGAAGAAGACAAAAACCCCAAGGCCATTGTGGAAGAAAATAACTGGGCTCAGATGAGTGATACCAGCGAGCTGGAAAGCATTATCGCCCAGATTATCGAAGACAACCCGAAATCCATCGAGGATATCGGAGCCGGGAATCAGAAGGCCTACGGATTCCTGACCGGCCAGGTCATGAAGGCAACCAAGGGACAAGCAAACCCACAGGTCGCCAACAAGATTATCCGCGAGCTGGTCGCCAGGAAACTGGAAAGCTGAATAATATGACAGAATACAACGGGCGGTCCTCAGATCGTCCGTTGTTG containing:
- the gatC gene encoding Asp-tRNA(Asn)/Glu-tRNA(Gln) amidotransferase subunit GatC, yielding MSITREEVTYVADLARLEFTETETDRLADELGAVLDYAATLNKLDTSDVKPTEHILPVQNVFRKDEVKPSLPIEKVLANAPESEAGCFKVPRVLE
- the gatA gene encoding Asp-tRNA(Asn)/Glu-tRNA(Gln) amidotransferase subunit GatA translates to MELSQLTVHEINGLIEKKEVSVKEVTQAAVDRIDAVEDKIDGYLCLTTETAMKEAEELDALIAEEGKKDVLEGIPYALKDNMCTDGIQTTCASKILDDFVPPYNAEVYDRLLAQKGILLGKANMDEFAMGSSTENSAFKVTKNPWDLTRVPGGSSGGSAVVVASDMAYYSLGSDTGGSIRQPAAFCGVVGMKPTYGLVSRYGLVAFASSLDQIGPFTKDVEDCAIVLSAIAGHDPKDSTSLKVDKKDYTQNLKNGAKGMKIGVAQAFMGEGLQPEVRTAIESAIDTYRAMGAEIVDVSFEYLDYALSAYYLISSAEASSNLARYDGIRYGVRAEEYADLVDMYRKTRTQGFGDEVKRRIMLGTYALSSGYYDAYYKKAMQVRTLIMDDFKNVFDSCDVLLTPTTAKTAFGIGEKTGNPLEMYLTDIYTVPVNIAGIPGISIPCGFDSDGMPIGMQLLGPVLSEEKILQTAYAFERETAFKDQKPKLV
- the gatB gene encoding Asp-tRNA(Asn)/Glu-tRNA(Gln) amidotransferase subunit GatB → MEYDIVIGMEIHAELATKSKIFCSCSTKFGADENTHACPVCLGMPGVLPVLNEKVVEYATRAGLALNCHIANFSKMDRKNYFYPDLPKAYQTSQFDLPICTGGVVDIEVEGEKKEIGITRIHIEEDAGKLLHESADGTLVDVNRCGVPLIEIVTEPDIRGAEEARVFAEKIRNILEYVGVSDCKMEEGSIRFDVNLSVKEKGSDVLGTRTEMKNLNSFRALVRAVQYESKRQIIELKKGHRIIQETRKWDDVKGVSSSMRSKEEAHDYRYFPEPDLVPIVITDETIEQIKSELPELPEAKRARYVAEYKLPDYDAGVLTASKVTAKFFEETVALYDEPKQISNWLMVDIPAMLKEKELSMENIPFTPAQLAELLKLIKDGTISGTIGKKVLVKMFEEDKNPKAIVEENNWAQMSDTSELESIIAQIIEDNPKSIEDIGAGNQKAYGFLTGQVMKATKGQANPQVANKIIRELVARKLES